A region of the Micromonospora sediminicola genome:
GGCCTGCCGGGCGGCCAGGTTGACGCTCACCACCGGCGTGGTCGACGGGAACGCCCGCCGCCAGCCCTCCGCGTCCCGGCAGGCCTGGCGCAGCACCCAGGCGCCGAGCCGGACGATCAGGCCGGTCTCCTCGGCCAGCCCGATGAACCGGTCCGGCCCGAGCAGCCCCAGCTCCGGGTGCTGCCAGCGGACCAGCGCCTCGACCGCCACCATCGTGCCGTCCAGCAGGGACACGATCGGCTGGTAGTGCAGCACGAACTCGCCCCGGTCCAGCGCGGCCGGCAGGTTCGACGCCAGCGAGGAGCGGGCGATGTCGGCGGCGCTGCGCTCCGGGTCGTACACCGCCCAGCGGCCCCGCCCCTCGGCCTTGGCCCAGTAGAGCGTGGTGTCCGCGGCCTTCATCAGCTCCGCGACGCTGGTCTCCGCCGCCGGGCACTCCACGATGCCGATGCTGGCCGAGACGGCGAGCTGCTGGTCACCCACGTGCACCGGCGCGGAGACCGCGGCCAGGGCCAGCTCGGCCACCTCCACCGCGTCGTCGATGCCGCCGTCGGAGTCGACCAGGATGACGAACTCGTCCCCGCCCATCCGGGCCACCAGGTGCCCCCGACCGGCCACGCAGTCGCTCAGCCGCCGGGCGATCACCTTGAGCAGCCGGTCGCCCAGGTCGTGGCCGAGGCTGTCGTTGACCGCCTTGAAGCCGTCCAGGTCGATGAAGCAGAGCCCGACGCGCTGCTCCGGCCCGGCCGCGTCGAAGACGTCGCCCAACGTCTCGAAGAACAGCGTCCGGTTGGGCAGCCCGGTCAGCGGGTCGTGCAACGCCTGGAAGCGCAGTCGTTGCTGCAGCTCGTACCGCTGGGTGATGTCCTCGATCATGGCGACGGTGAAGCGGGGACGGCCGTCGTCGTAGCGGATGAGCGAGACGGCCAGGTCGGTCCAGACCACGCTGCCGTCCTTGCGGTAGTAGCGCTTCTCCACCCGGGCGCTGTCCCGCTTGCCCTCGATCAGCTCCTGGTAGACCTCCCACATGCCGGCCGCGTCGTCGGCGTGGAACAACGCGGCCACGTTGATCCGCCGCAGCTCGCCGACGGTGTAGCCGAGCATGTCCGCGAAGGACTGGTTCACCTCGATGATCTGCCCGTCGACGCCGGCGATGCCGATGCCGATGGCCGCGCCGGTGAAGACCGCCCGGAAGCGTGCCTCGCTGTCGCGCAGCGCCTGCTCCACGGTGTCCCGGGCCTGCCAGGCGGAACGGGCGATCCGCTCCTGCTGGCTGAACACCCGGTCGCGCAGGGCCCGGGCGAACCCGGCGGCGAGCGCGCCCTGCAACAGCGCGACCCGTTCCCGCAGCTCGGGCGACTCCTCCCGGGCCGGCAGCACCCAGGGCAGGAACCGGTCGCCGAGGGCCTGCACCGACCAGTCGAGCACGCCGGGCTCGGTGAGGTGCGCCTCGACCAGGGCACGCCCGACCTCCTCCGCCGGCCGGGCGGAGAAGGTCGGGGCGAGCAACGCCCGGCCCAGCCGCTCGGTGAGCGGCACCAGCAGACGCTCGGTCTCGACCGCGCTCAGCGGCACGAACCCGATGCGTCGCACCGCCCGGGCCCATTCCGCGGCGTACGCGGCGGCGCCGGGACGGCTGACGTCACCCCCGTCGTTCTCCGGGGTGCGCATGTCGGCTCAGCCGGCAGCGCGGTCGTGCCGGGCCACGCCACCGAACGCCCCGAAGCGTTCCGGGTGCTCGTCCACGTCGGACGGCGAGTCGGGCCGCCACAGCGGCATGTGCACCACGCCCGGTTCGAGGATCGTCCAGTCGCCGAAGAAGCCGGTGATCTCGGCCCGCGAGCGGAGCGTGATCTCGGTGGCGGTACGCGCCGACAGCCGCTGCGCGTCCAGCATCTCCTGCGGCTGGTCCTCGAAGGTGGAGTGCGACACGACCAGGAAGCTGCCCGGTGCGGCGGCGGCCCGCAGGGTGGCCAGGATGTCGGCCGGACGGTCCGCGTCCGGGATGAAGTGCACCACGCCGGCGAGCAGGATGCCCAGCGGCCGGTCGAAGTCGATCAGGCCGCTGGCCCGGGCCTGGTCCAGGATCAGCTTCGGCTCCCGCAGGTCGGCCAGGATCGCGGTGGCCCGGTCGTTGCCGGCCAGCAGCTCGTGGCTGTGCGCCACCGCGACCGGGTCGATGTCCACGTAGACGATGCGGGCCTGCGTGTTGGCGGCCTGGGCGACCTCGTGCACGTTGCCCACGGTGGGAATGCCGGAACCGATGTCGAGGAACTGGTCGATGCCGGCGTCGAGCAGCACCCGGACGGCCCGGCGCAGGAACTCCCGCCCGGAGCGCATGGTGGCCGCCAGGTTGGGCGTCATGGCCGCGATCTGCTCGGCGAGCTGCCGGTCGATCTCGAAGTTGTGCGCGCCGCCGAGGAAGTAGTCGTAGACCCGGGCGGCGCTCGGCCGGGTCAGGTCGATCTCGGCGGGAAGTCCGTCCGGCGTCTGCATCGCTCGGTCCCCCAGGTCGTTCGCCGCCACGAGGCGGATCATGTGGTCCAGCCCACTCTAGGCGCGGACGACCAGCAACGGGAGATCCACCGGCGGCGATGCCGCCGGTCGGGCTCAGTCGGCCGACTCCAGCAGCATCGAGATGCCCTGCCCGACGCCGACGCACATGGTCGCCAGCGCCCGCCGGCCACCCCGACGCCGCAGCTCCAGCGCGGCGGTCAACGCCAGCCGGGCGCCGCTGGCGCCCAGCGGGTGACCCAGCGCGATCGCCCCGCCGTTCGGGTTGACGTGCTCGGCGTCCTCGGGCAGGCCCAGCTCCCGCAGCACGGCCACGGACTGCGCGGCGAACGCCTCGTTCAGTTCCACCACGTCGACGTCGGCGAGGTCCACGCCGTGGCGGTCGAGCAGCTTCCGGGTGGCCGGGACCGGGCCGATCCCCATGATCCGCGGCGGCACGCCGGCCGCCGCCGCGCCGCGTACCCGGGCCAGCGGGGTGAGGCCGTAGCGCTCGACGGCGGCCGCGGAGGCGACCAGCAGCGCGACCGCGCCGTCGTTGACGCCGGAGGAGTTGCCGGCGGTCACCGTGCCACCGGACCGGAACGGGGTGGGCAGCGCGGCCAGCTTCTCCAGCGACGTCTCCCGCGGGTGCTCGTCGACCTCGACCAGCTTCGTCTCCCGCCTGCCGGCCGGCACGGTCACCGGCACGATCTCCTCGGCCAGCCGGCCGTCGGCCTGCGCCTTCGCGGCCCGCTGCTGCGAGCGGTACGCGAACGCGTCCTGCGCCGCCCGGTCCACGCCGTACTCGGCGGCCACGTTCTCCGCCGTCTCCGGCATCGAGTCGATGCCCCAGCCGCGTTCCATCAGCGGGTTCACCAGCCGCCAGCCGATGGTGGTGTCGTAGACCTCGGCGGTGCGGGCGAACGGCGTGGCCGCCTTCGGCATCACGAACGGCGCGCGGCTCATGCTCTCCACGCCGCCGGCCACCAGCAGGTCGGCCTCGCCGGCCACGATCGCCCGGGCGGCGGTGGCGAGCGCGTCCAGGCCGGACCCGCAGAGCCGGTTCACGGTGCTGCCCGGCACCTCCGGCGGCAGGCCGCCGAGCAGCGCGGCCATCCGGGCCACGTTGCGGTTGTCCTCGCCGGCCTGGTTGGCGCAGCCGAGGATCACGTCGTCGGTGCGGGCCCAGTCGACGGACGGGTGGCGCGTCACCAGCTCGCGGATGACGTGCGCGGCCAGGTCGTCGGGGCGGACCCCGGCGAGGGCGCCGGCGTACCGGCCGATCGGGGTGCGAACTCCGGCAACGAGGTAGGCCACGGTCATCGCGCGCACGTCCTTCGGGGGTGGGAAGGGGTCGGTCGGCGGGTCGCCCGCCGGGTCACGGGGGCACCCGGCGCCAGGATATCCGCGCCCGCAGCGGATAGGTTGGCGGCATGGCCGGGGCCCAGTTCAGCGCAGAGACCAGCGGCGGCGGCGCGTTCGTCCGCCAACCCAACCGGTTCACCGGGCGGGTCACTCCGCACTCCACCTCGCCGGAGGGCGGCGGGCCGGACGAGCAGGGGCGGTGGCCGCTGGAGGCCGGCCGGTACCGGCTGGTCTGGTGCCGGGCCTGCCCGTGGGCGCACCGGGCCCGGATCGTGCGCAGCCTGCTCGGCCTGGACGAGGTGATCTCGCTGGGCACCGTCGACCCGATCCGGGACGAGCGCGGGTGGCGGTTCGCCCTCGACCCGGACGGCTTCGACCCGGTGCTGGGCATCGGTTTCCTCTCCGACGCCTACCTCGCCACCGATCCCGACTACACCGGCCGGGTGACCGTGCCGGCGCTGGTCGACACGCTCACCGGGCGGATCGTCACCAACGACTACCCGCAGCTCACGCTCGACCTCTCCACCGAGTGGCGACGGTTCCACGCCCCGGACGCGCCGGACCTCTACCCGGTCGAGCTGCGCCCGGAGATGGACGCGCTGATGGCGGAGATCCACCGGGACGTCAACAACGGCGTCTACCGGTGCGGCTTCGCCACCTCGCAGGAGGCGTACGACGAGGCGTTCACGGCCCTGTTCGCCCGGCTGGACGCGTTGGGCGAGCGGCTGGCCGGGCGGCGCTACCTGATGGGGGACGCGATCACCGAGGCGGACGTCCGGCTGTTCACCACGCTGGTCCGCTTCGACGTGGCCTACCACGGGCACTTCAAGTGCAACCGGCAGAAGCTGACCGAGATGCCGGTGCTCTGGGCCTACGCCCGGGACCTGTTCCAGACCCCCGGCTTCGGCGAGACGGTGGACTTCGACCACATCAAGCGGCACTACTACGCCACCCACGACATGATCAACCCCACCCGGATCGTGCCGCTCGGTCCCGACCTGTCCGGCTGGACCACGCCGCACGGGCGTGGCTGACCGCACCTCGCGCCGGGTCGCCGCCGGGTCCGCCGCCGCCTGCCTGGTGGCCGGCGTGGTCGCGGTCACGGTCGCGCTGGTCGCCGGCCCCGGTCCGGGCCTGACCGGGTACGTCAGCGAGGCCGGTGTCACCGACAGCGGGTACGCCGGGACGTACCGGATCGGGGTCTTCGCCCTGGCCGCGGCGCTGCTGCTGCTCGCCGCGGCGCTGCCGCCGGCGGTGCGCGCGGCGCCCGGGCTGCTCGGCACCGGCGCCGTCGCCACGGTGCTCTCCGGCGCGGTCACGTGCAGCACCGGCTGCCCGCTACCACCGTTCGAGGCCGCCACGGTGGCCGACCTGGTGCACGGCGGGGCCAGCATCGCGGCGACCGCCGCGGTGGTCTTCGCCATGCTGGCGGTGCTGCTCTCCCCGGCGGCCGGTACGGCGTTGCGGCGGGTCGCGGCGCTCGGCGCGGCGCTGGCGCTGCCGCTGTCCGGCGCGGTCGGGCTGGCCATGCTCCTGGTCGGGCGGGGCGCGCTGGTGGGGGTGCTGGAGCGGGTGCTGCTGGGGGTGGTCGCGGCGTGGGGTCTGGGCACCGCGATCCTCTGCGTGTGTAAGGGGCCTCACGGGGAGCGGTCCTTCCATCCACGGCGCGACGGGAGTAACGTCGGCCGGCGATGACCAATGTCTGGTGCCTCACCGAGCGCCTGTACGTCGACCTCCGACGGCAGGCCAGCGGCGTCTGTCCGGCGTAGCTCCGCTCCCGCGACGACCCCCTACCCGCCCCGGACTCCTTGGACGCATCTCATGGCTTCCGCCCTGCGCAAAATTCCCTTCTCCGTGCAGATCCTGCTCGGCCTCGTCCTCGGCGTGGCGCTCGGCTTCCTCGCCCGCGCCAACGACCTCGCCTGGCTGACCAGCACCCTCGACACCGTCGGCGGCCTCTTCGTCCAGCTCCTCAAGCTGGCCGTGCCGCCGCTGGTCTTCACCGCCATCGTGGTCAGCGTGGTCAGCCTGCGCGGTGTGGCCAACGCCGCCCGGCTGGCCGTCAAGACGCTGCTCTGGTTCGGCGTCACCGCGCTGATCGCGGTGAGCCTCGGCATCGGCCTCGGCCTGCTCACCAACCCCGGCCGGGGCGTCAACCTGGACCCGGCCGGCGCCAGCGCGCCGAAGACCACCGGCTCCTGGATCGACTTCCTCACCGGCATCGTGCCGACCAACCCGGTCGGCGCCTTCGTCGAGGGCAACGTCCTGCAGATCGTCTTCCTCGCCCTGGTGGTGGGCGCGGCCGCGTTGCTCGTCGGGGACGCCGCCGAGCCGTTCGTGTCGCTCAACCGCGCGGTGCTCACCATCGTGCAGAAGGCGCTCTGGTGGGTCATCCGGCTCGCCCCGCTCGGCAC
Encoded here:
- a CDS encoding DUF998 domain-containing protein — translated: MADRTSRRVAAGSAAACLVAGVVAVTVALVAGPGPGLTGYVSEAGVTDSGYAGTYRIGVFALAAALLLLAAALPPAVRAAPGLLGTGAVATVLSGAVTCSTGCPLPPFEAATVADLVHGGASIAATAAVVFAMLAVLLSPAAGTALRRVAALGAALALPLSGAVGLAMLLVGRGALVGVLERVLLGVVAAWGLGTAILCVCKGPHGERSFHPRRDGSNVGRR
- the pcaF gene encoding 3-oxoadipyl-CoA thiolase; its protein translation is MTVAYLVAGVRTPIGRYAGALAGVRPDDLAAHVIRELVTRHPSVDWARTDDVILGCANQAGEDNRNVARMAALLGGLPPEVPGSTVNRLCGSGLDALATAARAIVAGEADLLVAGGVESMSRAPFVMPKAATPFARTAEVYDTTIGWRLVNPLMERGWGIDSMPETAENVAAEYGVDRAAQDAFAYRSQQRAAKAQADGRLAEEIVPVTVPAGRRETKLVEVDEHPRETSLEKLAALPTPFRSGGTVTAGNSSGVNDGAVALLVASAAAVERYGLTPLARVRGAAAAGVPPRIMGIGPVPATRKLLDRHGVDLADVDVVELNEAFAAQSVAVLRELGLPEDAEHVNPNGGAIALGHPLGASGARLALTAALELRRRGGRRALATMCVGVGQGISMLLESAD
- a CDS encoding glutathione S-transferase family protein encodes the protein MAGAQFSAETSGGGAFVRQPNRFTGRVTPHSTSPEGGGPDEQGRWPLEAGRYRLVWCRACPWAHRARIVRSLLGLDEVISLGTVDPIRDERGWRFALDPDGFDPVLGIGFLSDAYLATDPDYTGRVTVPALVDTLTGRIVTNDYPQLTLDLSTEWRRFHAPDAPDLYPVELRPEMDALMAEIHRDVNNGVYRCGFATSQEAYDEAFTALFARLDALGERLAGRRYLMGDAITEADVRLFTTLVRFDVAYHGHFKCNRQKLTEMPVLWAYARDLFQTPGFGETVDFDHIKRHYYATHDMINPTRIVPLGPDLSGWTTPHGRG
- a CDS encoding putative bifunctional diguanylate cyclase/phosphodiesterase, whose protein sequence is MRTPENDGGDVSRPGAAAYAAEWARAVRRIGFVPLSAVETERLLVPLTERLGRALLAPTFSARPAEEVGRALVEAHLTEPGVLDWSVQALGDRFLPWVLPAREESPELRERVALLQGALAAGFARALRDRVFSQQERIARSAWQARDTVEQALRDSEARFRAVFTGAAIGIGIAGVDGQIIEVNQSFADMLGYTVGELRRINVAALFHADDAAGMWEVYQELIEGKRDSARVEKRYYRKDGSVVWTDLAVSLIRYDDGRPRFTVAMIEDITQRYELQQRLRFQALHDPLTGLPNRTLFFETLGDVFDAAGPEQRVGLCFIDLDGFKAVNDSLGHDLGDRLLKVIARRLSDCVAGRGHLVARMGGDEFVILVDSDGGIDDAVEVAELALAAVSAPVHVGDQQLAVSASIGIVECPAAETSVAELMKAADTTLYWAKAEGRGRWAVYDPERSAADIARSSLASNLPAALDRGEFVLHYQPIVSLLDGTMVAVEALVRWQHPELGLLGPDRFIGLAEETGLIVRLGAWVLRQACRDAEGWRRAFPSTTPVVSVNLAARQADDPAIVETVAEALQHTGLPAALLQLELTESAVMGSAGEPLRALHQLADLGLRLAIDDFGTGYSNLAYLRRLPIHCVKLAGPFVEGIRGDGADAVADHRDERIVDALVRLAHALELSVTAEAVETEVQAERLRALRCDTGQGRLFGAPMPADGIRARLEG
- a CDS encoding SAM-dependent methyltransferase; translation: MQTPDGLPAEIDLTRPSAARVYDYFLGGAHNFEIDRQLAEQIAAMTPNLAATMRSGREFLRRAVRVLLDAGIDQFLDIGSGIPTVGNVHEVAQAANTQARIVYVDIDPVAVAHSHELLAGNDRATAILADLREPKLILDQARASGLIDFDRPLGILLAGVVHFIPDADRPADILATLRAAAAPGSFLVVSHSTFEDQPQEMLDAQRLSARTATEITLRSRAEITGFFGDWTILEPGVVHMPLWRPDSPSDVDEHPERFGAFGGVARHDRAAG